A single genomic interval of Phormidium ambiguum IAM M-71 harbors:
- a CDS encoding ShlB/FhaC/HecB family hemolysin secretion/activation protein, producing the protein MMLPKLLSIPTSAVLLNLICFSSSTPLFAQQLPVPRVPLPPTTPPPLPTPPQPLPPPAELLAPPGSTPTTPEALPSDIPGEIQVDGYQVEGSTVFGKADFDKVLQPFVGKISFAQLLQARSAITKLYVDNGYITSGAFIPPQTLSGGIVKIQVVEGSVEEIRVTGTGRLNPGYVRSRLRLGAKTPLNVNRLLESLQLLQLNPLIRNISAELSAGTRPGLSILEVTVRPERTFSATISLDNNSPPSVGVFRRQLSINQANLTGNGDTFSVNYSNTNGSNQIEANYILPVNARNGTIRLGFDWIKSSIIEEPFDVVDIGAVSYDYELSFRQPLILTPTKEFALGLTLNRRESNTSLLGEPFQLSPGANEEGETRLSVIRFFQEWTQRESRSVFAARSQFSAGVGAFGASDRESSPDGQFFAWRGQAQWLRLLGGNASDPSGSPILLIRADMQLADRPLVPLEQFALGGADSVRGYRQDLFLTDNGILGSVEVRIPVYRLRDRPGVFQVIPFVDVGRVWNNGDREDPDPSTLASIGVGLQWQMGERLRFRFDYGLPLVNVGLRERTLQEQGFYFSFQYNPFARD; encoded by the coding sequence ATGATGTTGCCTAAATTATTGAGTATTCCGACTTCTGCTGTATTGCTGAATTTGATATGTTTTTCCAGTAGTACTCCATTATTTGCTCAACAACTACCTGTGCCGAGGGTTCCGCTACCGCCAACTACGCCGCCGCCATTACCTACGCCGCCACAACCTTTACCGCCTCCAGCGGAATTACTCGCGCCGCCTGGTTCTACGCCGACTACTCCTGAAGCTTTACCTAGCGATATTCCTGGGGAAATTCAGGTGGATGGCTATCAGGTTGAGGGAAGTACGGTTTTTGGTAAGGCGGATTTTGATAAGGTTTTACAACCTTTTGTGGGTAAAATTTCGTTTGCTCAGTTGTTGCAGGCGCGATCGGCAATTACTAAACTTTATGTGGATAATGGCTATATTACTTCTGGTGCGTTTATTCCGCCGCAAACTCTTTCTGGTGGGATAGTGAAAATTCAGGTGGTGGAGGGTTCGGTTGAAGAGATTCGGGTTACTGGTACTGGGAGGTTAAATCCTGGTTATGTGCGATCGCGTTTGCGATTAGGCGCAAAAACTCCTTTAAATGTTAATCGTTTATTGGAATCTTTGCAATTACTTCAATTGAATCCTTTAATTAGAAATATCTCGGCAGAACTTTCGGCGGGTACTCGTCCGGGTTTAAGTATTTTAGAAGTAACGGTAAGACCGGAAAGAACTTTTAGCGCCACCATTAGTTTAGATAATAATAGCCCTCCGAGTGTGGGTGTTTTTCGCCGTCAATTAAGTATTAATCAAGCTAATTTAACGGGAAATGGCGATACTTTTTCGGTTAATTACTCGAATACTAATGGTAGCAATCAAATTGAAGCTAATTATATTTTGCCTGTAAATGCTCGCAATGGAACGATTCGTTTAGGTTTTGATTGGATTAAAAGTAGCATTATTGAAGAACCTTTCGATGTAGTTGATATTGGGGCGGTATCTTATGATTATGAATTGTCTTTTCGTCAGCCATTAATTCTTACGCCAACTAAAGAATTTGCCCTTGGTTTAACGCTGAATCGTCGGGAAAGTAATACTAGTCTTTTGGGTGAACCTTTTCAACTTTCTCCGGGTGCAAATGAAGAGGGGGAAACTCGCCTTTCGGTAATTAGGTTTTTTCAAGAGTGGACGCAGCGAGAAAGTCGATCGGTTTTTGCGGCTCGTTCTCAGTTTAGCGCGGGTGTTGGCGCTTTTGGCGCTTCCGATCGAGAAAGTTCTCCTGATGGTCAATTTTTTGCTTGGCGAGGACAAGCGCAATGGTTACGTCTTTTAGGCGGAAATGCTTCCGATCCTTCTGGTTCTCCTATTTTATTAATTAGAGCAGATATGCAGTTAGCCGATCGCCCTCTGGTACCTTTGGAACAGTTTGCTTTAGGTGGTGCTGATAGCGTGCGCGGTTATCGTCAGGATTTATTTCTCACGGATAATGGCATTTTAGGTTCTGTGGAGGTGAGAATTCCAGTTTATCGTTTGCGCGATCGTCCAGGGGTGTTCCAAGTTATTCCTTTTGTTGATGTGGGAAGGGTTTGGAATAATGGCGATCGAGAAGATCCTGACCCTAGTACTTTAGCTTCAATTGGTGTCGGTTTACAATGGCAAATGGGCGAAAGATTACGTTTCCGTTTTGATTATGGTTTGCCTTTAGTTAATGTGGGATTGCGAGAAAGAACTTTGCAAGAACAAGGTTTTTATTTCTCGTTTCAATACAACCCCTTTGCCAGAGATTAA